A section of the Pseudomonas prosekii genome encodes:
- a CDS encoding PepSY domain-containing protein: MKTLTALTLAAIIGMTAGIAQARDLGPDEALRLRDAGTIVSFEKLNATALTKHPGSTITETELEEEYGKYIYQVEMRDPQGVEWDLELDAVSGQVLKDHQDT; the protein is encoded by the coding sequence ATGAAAACCCTGACTGCCCTGACCCTCGCTGCCATCATCGGCATGACCGCTGGCATCGCCCAGGCCCGAGACCTCGGCCCCGACGAAGCCCTCAGACTGCGCGACGCTGGTACCATTGTGTCTTTCGAGAAGCTCAACGCCACCGCACTGACCAAACATCCCGGTTCGACCATCACCGAAACCGAGCTGGAAGAAGAGTACGGCAAGTACATCTATCAGGTGGAAATGCGCGACCCGCAGGGCGTTGAGTGGGACCTGGAATTGGACGCTGTCAGCGGGCAGGTTCTCAAGGATCATCAGGATACGTAA